A genomic region of Azoarcus sp. KH32C contains the following coding sequences:
- a CDS encoding lytic transglycosylase domain-containing protein, which produces MTLSSCIRARVVAPLRVLASILAILGAHAAHAQQLYAFVDDQGISHFSDAPSDPRHRAIPGTRFQPSTAPRILPEAPRMRGTPEAISRVIHDTARETGVHPALLEAVASVESGFNERARSPKGALGVMQLMPQTASRFGVNDPFDLRQNISGGARYLRELIDRFNTLPLALAAYNAGEGAVSRYGNTVPPYPETRAYVPKVLDRFQRRVNAQSRSSQEMRP; this is translated from the coding sequence ATGACGCTTTCGTCATGTATACGGGCTCGCGTGGTGGCCCCCTTGCGGGTGCTCGCATCGATTCTCGCCATCCTGGGTGCCCATGCGGCACACGCCCAGCAGCTCTATGCCTTTGTCGACGATCAGGGCATCTCGCACTTCAGCGACGCGCCGAGCGACCCCCGCCATCGCGCCATACCGGGTACGCGCTTCCAGCCGTCGACCGCCCCCCGTATCCTGCCCGAGGCGCCCCGGATGCGCGGCACACCCGAGGCCATCAGCCGGGTGATTCACGATACCGCGCGCGAAACCGGTGTGCATCCGGCGCTGCTGGAAGCCGTCGCCTCCGTCGAAAGCGGATTCAACGAACGGGCGCGCTCCCCGAAAGGCGCGCTCGGCGTGATGCAGCTCATGCCCCAGACCGCCTCGCGCTTCGGCGTCAACGACCCCTTCGACCTGCGTCAGAACATCTCCGGCGGCGCCCGTTACCTGCGCGAACTGATCGATCGCTTCAACACCCTGCCACTCGCACTGGCCGCATACAACGCCGGAGAAGGCGCAGTCAGCCGCTACGGCAACACGGTTCCCCCATATCCCGAAACCCGCGCGTACGTGCCCAAAGTGCTGGATCGCTTCCAGCGGCGCGTCAACGCACAATCGCGATCCTCGCAGGAGATGCGGCCCTGA
- a CDS encoding SDR family oxidoreductase, with amino-acid sequence MKLDEMRGAWALVTGASSGIGKEFCTQLAGKGLNLVLVARREDRLQTLAARLEQDFGIRTLVIVQDLGAADAATLVAGRVASAGIRVRLLVNNAAFGRWGRFEDTPQAIYRDMLAANTTALVELTHALLPDLAAGAPSAIINVASAAAYQPVPYMAVYAATKAFVLSFSQALYGEWCERGVLVQTLIPGATDTEFDEVAGAYASAIAARGSAADVVRDSIRGLERGSPVAVNAPGTFKQRMFAGLFPAKFVISQVAKMFRPPNERL; translated from the coding sequence ATGAAGCTCGACGAGATGCGCGGGGCGTGGGCGTTGGTGACCGGTGCGTCTTCCGGAATCGGCAAGGAGTTCTGCACGCAATTGGCGGGGAAGGGCTTGAACCTCGTCCTGGTCGCACGGCGGGAGGACAGGCTGCAGACCCTTGCGGCCAGGCTCGAGCAAGACTTCGGGATCCGCACGCTGGTGATCGTTCAGGACCTCGGCGCTGCGGACGCTGCGACCTTGGTTGCCGGACGAGTGGCGTCTGCGGGCATTCGCGTCAGGCTGCTGGTGAACAATGCGGCCTTCGGCCGTTGGGGCCGTTTCGAGGACACGCCGCAGGCCATCTATCGGGACATGCTGGCGGCGAATACGACGGCCCTGGTCGAGCTCACGCACGCGCTGCTGCCCGACCTCGCCGCGGGGGCCCCGAGCGCGATCATCAACGTCGCATCGGCCGCGGCCTACCAGCCGGTTCCCTACATGGCGGTCTATGCCGCGACGAAAGCCTTTGTGCTCAGCTTCAGCCAGGCACTGTATGGCGAATGGTGCGAGCGTGGCGTGCTGGTGCAGACGTTGATACCCGGCGCCACCGACACGGAGTTCGACGAGGTGGCCGGGGCCTACGCGAGCGCGATCGCGGCGCGCGGTTCGGCAGCCGACGTGGTTCGCGATTCGATCCGCGGGCTGGAACGCGGATCGCCTGTCGCCGTGAATGCGCCCGGGACTTTCAAGCAGCGGATGTTCGCCGGCCTGTTTCCGGCAAAGTTCGTCATCTCGCAGGTCGCGAAGATGTTCCGGCCGCCGAACGAGCGGCTTTGA
- a CDS encoding DapH/DapD/GlmU-related protein codes for MRKITLAQSLCFLVLLFSACGLGIGTTALLLGGLPLGDFRGVVLVAAGGVLIYAFAIALHRAFLFFVPLRPGYLAPGSREEFAYHVYLLCYLVLFQPLTRGLFVPVPLMRVIYLALGARLGTNSYSAGTILDPPLTSVGDNCIIGHDAVMFSHAVEGDDLSLAPIVIGNNVTIGAKAVIQPGVVIEDGAIVAVNAVVSKGTHIAAGELWGGIPARRIREAGAGPDRRNSLRN; via the coding sequence ATGCGCAAGATCACGCTCGCCCAGAGTCTGTGTTTCCTCGTCCTATTGTTCTCAGCCTGTGGCCTCGGCATCGGCACGACCGCACTGCTGTTGGGGGGCCTTCCGCTCGGGGACTTCCGCGGTGTCGTGCTGGTCGCAGCGGGGGGCGTGCTGATTTACGCTTTCGCGATCGCGCTGCATCGCGCCTTCCTGTTCTTCGTACCGCTGCGCCCGGGCTACCTCGCTCCCGGTTCCAGGGAGGAGTTTGCCTATCACGTCTATCTGCTCTGTTACCTGGTCCTCTTCCAGCCGCTGACGCGTGGCCTGTTCGTGCCGGTGCCGCTGATGCGGGTGATCTATCTGGCCCTGGGCGCGCGCCTCGGCACGAATAGCTACAGTGCCGGTACGATCCTGGATCCTCCGCTCACGAGCGTCGGCGACAACTGCATTATCGGGCACGATGCAGTCATGTTTTCACACGCCGTCGAAGGCGATGACCTGTCTCTTGCGCCTATCGTTATCGGCAACAACGTCACGATTGGTGCCAAAGCGGTGATACAGCCCGGTGTCGTGATCGAGGACGGCGCGATCGTTGCCGTGAACGCGGTCGTATCGAAGGGAACGCACATTGCGGCGGGCGAATTGTGGGGCGGAATTCCTGCGCGCCGCATCAGGGAAGCGGGCGCCGGACCGGACCGTCGGAATTCCTTACGCAATTGA
- a CDS encoding FAD-dependent oxidoreductase, translating into MNDIDLDGSEWDAVIVGTGMGGATFGYALARAGWRVLFCERGRSSLAGRDALRDVYPEMRFGEGGRDERDVLSAAGRYVVPIDDLSSGRSKRFLPFMGMGTGGSSALYGMVLERFFPADFEPRRHYPDAEGSTLPERWPITYADLLPYYEAAERLYRVRGTRDPLRPDASMQHAEPPPMSAAARELGESLASQGLHPYQLPLACEYVAGCRGCQGYLCGSGCKNDSARVCLAPALAAHGARLVDECEVVRIDADRERVTGVICRRRGKEFRVSGRIVALAAGALATPSLLLQSRSTAWPDGVANDSGLVGHNLMRHYIDLYAVFPKARPDADGNAKEFGCNDLYLADGVKLGAIQSFGKLPPGAMIANDLQRDLRQQVHPAAAAAFGLVKPIMRPIFDLLFSRATILATIIEDLPQPENRVLPPAGAAGEGISISYRVNAREGSRIERMREHMKRLLRPYRHLLIKQAENNERIAHACGTCRFGDDPASSVLDANNRAHGLANLYVVDASFFPSSGGTNPALTIAANALRVADHLLGEAGAKAVA; encoded by the coding sequence ATGAACGACATCGATCTGGACGGCAGCGAGTGGGACGCCGTCATCGTCGGGACCGGCATGGGCGGCGCAACCTTCGGGTATGCATTGGCCCGGGCAGGCTGGCGAGTGTTGTTTTGCGAACGGGGGCGTTCGTCGCTTGCGGGGAGGGATGCTCTGCGCGATGTCTATCCGGAAATGCGCTTCGGAGAAGGAGGACGGGACGAGCGCGACGTGCTGAGCGCGGCAGGGCGCTACGTGGTGCCGATCGACGATCTGTCCTCGGGGCGGTCGAAGCGCTTCCTGCCTTTCATGGGCATGGGTACCGGCGGGTCGAGCGCGCTGTACGGAATGGTCCTCGAACGCTTCTTCCCCGCCGATTTCGAGCCCAGGCGGCATTATCCGGATGCTGAAGGCTCTACGTTGCCCGAGCGATGGCCTATCACGTACGCCGATCTCCTTCCTTACTACGAGGCCGCAGAGCGCCTCTATCGGGTCCGCGGCACGCGCGATCCCCTGCGCCCGGACGCGTCGATGCAGCATGCCGAGCCGCCTCCGATGTCGGCCGCAGCACGGGAACTTGGCGAAAGTCTGGCGAGCCAGGGGCTGCATCCTTACCAACTGCCGCTTGCATGCGAGTACGTGGCCGGATGTCGCGGCTGTCAGGGTTATCTTTGCGGGTCCGGGTGCAAGAACGACAGCGCACGCGTGTGTCTCGCGCCGGCGCTGGCCGCGCACGGGGCTCGACTCGTGGACGAATGCGAGGTCGTTCGGATCGATGCCGACCGCGAGCGGGTGACCGGTGTCATCTGTCGACGAAGGGGAAAGGAGTTCCGGGTGTCCGGCCGGATCGTCGCGCTGGCCGCGGGGGCGCTGGCCACCCCGTCGCTGCTGCTGCAGTCGCGCAGCACCGCTTGGCCGGACGGCGTGGCGAACGATTCCGGCCTCGTCGGCCACAACCTGATGCGTCACTACATCGATCTGTACGCGGTCTTTCCCAAGGCCAGGCCCGATGCCGACGGCAACGCCAAGGAATTCGGATGCAATGATTTGTACCTTGCCGATGGCGTCAAGCTCGGGGCGATCCAGTCTTTCGGGAAGCTGCCGCCCGGGGCGATGATTGCGAACGATCTGCAGCGCGACCTGCGCCAGCAGGTGCATCCCGCAGCTGCAGCGGCGTTCGGGCTCGTCAAACCGATCATGCGCCCCATCTTTGACCTGCTGTTCTCGCGGGCGACGATACTGGCGACGATCATCGAGGACCTTCCTCAGCCAGAAAACCGGGTGCTTCCGCCCGCGGGCGCGGCGGGCGAGGGTATATCCATTTCGTATCGCGTGAATGCGCGCGAAGGAAGCCGAATAGAGAGGATGCGCGAACACATGAAGAGACTGCTGCGGCCATACCGGCACCTGTTGATCAAGCAGGCTGAGAACAACGAACGGATCGCGCATGCATGCGGCACTTGCCGCTTCGGCGACGATCCGGCGTCGAGCGTGCTGGACGCGAACAACCGCGCTCACGGCCTGGCGAACCTGTATGTCGTCGACGCATCGTTCTTCCCGTCGAGCGGCGGAACCAACCCGGCGCTGACCATCGCCGCGAATGCGTTGCGCGTGGCTGACCATCTGCTCGGCGAGGCCGGGGCCAAGGCGGTGGCATGA
- the gspG gene encoding type II secretion system major pseudopilin GspG — protein MRLQAARAAKTVAAGFTLLELLVVMVIIGLLAGYVGPHYFSQIGKSEVKAAKAQIDALEKALDQYRLDVGHYPTTDQSLRALNSAPAGESRWQGPYLRKAVPDDPWGKPYQYRQPGEHGEYDLFSLGRDGQPGGEGEAADITNW, from the coding sequence ATGCGTCTACAGGCAGCGCGGGCCGCGAAGACGGTCGCAGCGGGTTTCACTCTCCTCGAGCTGCTGGTGGTCATGGTGATCATCGGGCTGCTCGCCGGCTACGTCGGCCCGCATTACTTTTCCCAGATCGGCAAGTCCGAAGTCAAGGCGGCCAAGGCCCAGATCGACGCGCTCGAGAAGGCTCTCGATCAGTATAGGCTGGATGTCGGGCATTACCCGACCACGGACCAGAGCTTGCGGGCCTTGAACAGTGCACCGGCCGGCGAGAGCCGCTGGCAGGGGCCGTATCTTCGCAAGGCGGTTCCGGACGATCCCTGGGGCAAGCCCTACCAGTATCGCCAGCCGGGCGAGCACGGCGAGTACGACCTGTTTTCCCTGGGGCGGGACGGGCAGCCCGGCGGCGAAGGTGAGGCGGCGGACATAACCAATTGGTGA
- a CDS encoding type II secretion system F family protein — translation MRYRVRAIGASATVVETELEAASEADARAIAVARGLSVLSLKEMARGRGRRRFPLLLFNQELLALLRAGISLAEAVAALVEKETRPGVRGVLTGVLAALNEGRSLSSALEAAPHAFPDLYVAMIRAAERTSDLDQAVERYIAHLQEEGRLRDKLVSAAIYPLLLVGAGGLVVLFLLGYVVPRFSHIYEDVGTDLPFMSRLLLEWGQFVEAHAVGMGVFLALLIAGGFALVRSQAVWAAVGRQMWRMPFIGERLRVFQLARFYRTVGMLLSGGIPAVTALGMVTGLLSPMLQSGLNAAIVSIREGRSFSSTLATRGLTTPVALRMLEVGERAGNLGEMLTRAAEFHEEDTARQLEWLTRLFGPLLMLLIGCVIGLIVVLMYLPIFQLAESIK, via the coding sequence ATGCGCTATCGGGTGAGGGCCATCGGAGCAAGTGCGACGGTCGTCGAGACGGAGCTTGAGGCTGCCAGCGAGGCCGATGCGCGCGCCATAGCGGTTGCGCGTGGCTTATCGGTCCTGTCCCTGAAGGAAATGGCGCGTGGCCGGGGACGCCGCCGCTTTCCGCTGTTGCTGTTCAACCAGGAGTTACTTGCGCTGCTGCGCGCCGGGATCTCACTGGCCGAGGCGGTCGCTGCTCTGGTCGAGAAGGAAACCCGCCCCGGCGTGCGCGGCGTGCTGACCGGGGTGCTTGCTGCCCTGAACGAAGGCCGCAGCCTTTCGAGCGCGTTAGAGGCGGCGCCGCATGCCTTCCCTGACCTGTATGTGGCGATGATCCGAGCCGCCGAGCGCACGAGCGACCTCGATCAGGCGGTCGAGCGCTACATCGCCCACCTGCAGGAAGAGGGACGGCTGCGCGACAAGCTGGTCAGTGCGGCGATCTATCCGCTGCTGCTGGTGGGCGCTGGGGGGCTGGTGGTGCTGTTCCTGCTCGGCTACGTGGTGCCCCGCTTTTCGCACATCTACGAGGACGTCGGCACGGATCTTCCGTTCATGTCGCGGCTGTTGCTGGAATGGGGGCAGTTCGTCGAGGCGCATGCGGTCGGGATGGGTGTGTTCCTGGCCTTGCTGATCGCAGGGGGCTTCGCGCTGGTGCGCAGCCAGGCCGTCTGGGCGGCGGTGGGACGCCAGATGTGGCGTATGCCTTTCATCGGCGAACGGCTGCGGGTCTTCCAGTTGGCGCGTTTCTATCGTACCGTCGGCATGCTTCTGTCGGGCGGCATCCCGGCCGTGACGGCGCTCGGAATGGTGACGGGCCTGTTATCCCCGATGCTGCAGTCAGGCCTGAACGCCGCCATCGTTTCGATCCGCGAAGGGCGCAGCTTTTCCTCGACGCTCGCGACCCGCGGCCTGACGACGCCGGTCGCGTTGCGCATGCTCGAGGTCGGCGAGCGGGCCGGGAACCTGGGCGAGATGCTGACGCGCGCGGCCGAATTCCATGAAGAAGACACCGCGCGCCAGCTCGAATGGCTGACACGCCTGTTCGGGCCGCTGTTGATGTTGTTGATCGGCTGCGTGATCGGGCTGATCGTCGTGCTGATGTATCTGCCGATCTTCCAGCTTGCCGAGAGCATCAAATGA
- a CDS encoding glycosyltransferase: MSRLAKGSRLYPLSTLRQYVPEDLELLERVKPDVVVGDFRLSLSVSARVAGIPYVALSNAYWSPYASRRRIPMPSLPMARILGVPLASAFFALGRPFAFAWHTVPLNLLRREYGLPSLGLDLRRVYTDADMTLYADVPELVPTSSLPDTHRYIGPVEWSPELPMPDFPPAASGRPLVYVTLGSSGSGALLPVILEALSELDCHVAVASAGARLEHVPANVTVADYLPGAQMSARADLVICNGGSPTSHQALACGVPVLGIPFNLDQHLNMDCVVAYGAGLALRPEHATVRTLRSAAQGLLTDSQCRGRAAEIGRIFGARRAAEGFHQALDAAIAQHANTPRTGKP; this comes from the coding sequence ATGTCCCGTCTTGCCAAAGGCTCCCGCCTTTACCCCTTGAGCACGCTGAGGCAATACGTCCCCGAAGACCTGGAACTGCTCGAGCGCGTGAAGCCGGACGTCGTCGTCGGTGACTTCCGTCTGTCGCTGTCGGTCAGTGCGCGCGTCGCCGGCATTCCTTACGTCGCGCTCTCGAACGCCTACTGGAGCCCCTACGCGTCGCGCCGCCGCATCCCGATGCCCAGTCTGCCGATGGCGCGAATCCTGGGCGTCCCGCTCGCCTCCGCCTTCTTCGCGCTCGGCCGCCCCTTCGCGTTCGCCTGGCACACCGTCCCGCTGAACCTGCTGCGCCGCGAATATGGACTTCCCAGCCTGGGGCTCGACCTGCGCCGCGTCTACACTGACGCCGACATGACGCTGTACGCCGACGTGCCCGAACTCGTGCCGACCTCAAGCCTGCCTGACACGCACCGATACATCGGCCCCGTCGAGTGGTCGCCCGAGCTGCCGATGCCGGATTTTCCTCCCGCCGCGTCGGGCCGACCTCTCGTCTACGTGACCCTCGGAAGCTCCGGATCGGGCGCACTCCTTCCGGTCATTCTCGAAGCGCTATCCGAGCTCGATTGCCATGTTGCCGTCGCCTCGGCCGGGGCACGGCTCGAGCACGTGCCGGCAAACGTCACGGTTGCCGATTACCTGCCCGGAGCGCAGATGAGTGCGCGCGCGGATCTCGTGATCTGTAACGGCGGCAGCCCGACGAGCCATCAGGCCCTCGCTTGCGGAGTGCCCGTGCTCGGCATCCCGTTCAACCTGGACCAGCACCTGAACATGGATTGCGTGGTCGCATACGGCGCCGGCCTCGCGCTGCGTCCCGAGCATGCCACGGTTCGGACCTTGCGCAGCGCCGCCCAGGGACTGCTGACCGACTCGCAATGCAGGGGACGGGCCGCAGAAATCGGCCGCATCTTCGGCGCACGTCGCGCCGCGGAGGGTTTTCACCAGGCACTCGATGCGGCGATCGCGCAGCACGCGAACACCCCTCGCACCGGCAAGCCCTGA
- a CDS encoding PEP-CTERM sorting domain-containing protein (PEP-CTERM proteins occur, often in large numbers, in the proteomes of bacteria that also encode an exosortase, a predicted intramembrane cysteine proteinase. The presence of a PEP-CTERM domain at a protein's C-terminus predicts cleavage within the sorting domain, followed by covalent anchoring to some some component of the (usually Gram-negative) cell surface. Many PEP-CTERM proteins exhibit an unusual sequence composition that includes large numbers of potential glycosylation sites. Expression of one such protein has been shown restore the ability of a bacterium to form floc, a type of biofilm.) — MFKKTILAASILCAMAGSAQAFTVDVNGGAAGGTIAGVTTLDWLPGNALAVGGNPSGGLQTGDVVQLLYQANLGTLTDGNNILYTSGVGGLRFTAVAGFFETATVTNGGLNATFTATPNTSSFFRIYATPTNGNNLAGTGFTTGTLVLEGTLQSVQSSNFTVNPAAGTVQFDQFGTNNYAGPPNTLTVVGSGSTDLTWLITNWDSAFFPSFNLGDLITTAINSSLVDPFRQVDPSALFSSNGIANGDVAHNIGTCNGCPQSSGSDLNFQFQADANSSITVPEPGTLALLGAALGGLGMFNRRRRVEAA, encoded by the coding sequence ATGTTCAAGAAGACAATCCTGGCAGCAAGCATTCTCTGCGCAATGGCTGGTTCGGCGCAGGCATTTACGGTTGACGTCAATGGCGGCGCGGCGGGCGGCACAATCGCCGGGGTAACGACCCTGGACTGGCTGCCGGGCAACGCCCTTGCGGTGGGAGGCAATCCGTCTGGCGGGCTGCAGACTGGCGACGTTGTGCAGTTGCTCTATCAAGCAAACCTCGGCACGCTGACTGACGGGAACAACATCCTGTACACCAGCGGCGTAGGCGGCTTGCGTTTTACGGCAGTGGCGGGCTTCTTTGAGACGGCGACCGTGACGAATGGGGGCCTGAATGCGACCTTCACAGCGACGCCGAACACGAGCAGCTTCTTCCGCATCTACGCGACCCCGACTAACGGCAATAACCTTGCCGGCACGGGCTTCACGACCGGAACCTTGGTACTGGAAGGTACCCTGCAGTCGGTTCAAAGCTCCAACTTTACGGTGAACCCGGCGGCGGGGACGGTGCAGTTCGACCAGTTCGGCACGAATAACTACGCAGGACCTCCGAACACGCTGACGGTTGTCGGCTCCGGATCGACCGACTTGACCTGGCTGATCACGAACTGGGATTCGGCCTTCTTCCCGAGTTTCAATCTCGGCGACCTGATCACCACCGCGATCAACTCGTCGCTGGTCGATCCGTTCAGGCAGGTTGATCCGTCTGCCTTGTTCTCGTCCAACGGCATCGCGAACGGCGACGTCGCCCACAACATCGGCACCTGCAACGGCTGCCCGCAGAGTAGCGGCTCTGACCTGAACTTCCAGTTCCAGGCAGACGCAAACAGCTCGATTACCGTTCCGGAACCCGGCACGCTCGCGCTGCTCGGTGCAGCACTCGGCGGACTCGGCATGTTCAATCGCCGCCGTCGCGTCGAAGCCGCCTGA
- a CDS encoding GspE/PulE family protein, with amino-acid sequence MTNPLAAVLAPPPFSAADFAAAAVGGARIVEGLAKLEPDPEIRLARLARSTGLTPVGHARLMTLVPDFSAIAFETALNRECAALREEEGRLLVVVADPFDSDLLDGLGARLVEPYTVLLADHDDLMACLARHEDEVRRAAGLIESRETGAAGERAEDLSLKRISADASPVVKLVNSTLYDGLKQLASDIHLESVPGGLVIKYRLDGVLSRVGAVQGADFAEQAISRIKVMADLDIAERRVPQDGRFKVSAGGREIDFRVSIMPSIHGEDAVMRILDKEHLTREMSGLTLETLGFDEGVRAALRRLARLPYGMLLVTGPTGSGKTTTLYATLVETNQGVDKIVTIEDPVEYQLSGVLQIPVNEKKGLTFARGLRSILRHDPDKIMVGEIRDGETAEIAVQAALTGHLVFTTVHANNVFDVMGRFMHMGIDPYNLVAALNGIVAQRLVRMNCPYCTQDVVPDAELIAESGLADVSGFRFRAGLGCGHCRGSGYRGRRAAAEVLLLNDELRELIVARAPIRAVKEAAGRAGFHGLRAAALDMVAAGETTLQEVNRVTLVA; translated from the coding sequence ATGACCAATCCGCTTGCCGCAGTGCTGGCACCGCCGCCATTTTCCGCAGCCGATTTCGCGGCCGCGGCGGTGGGTGGTGCCCGGATCGTCGAAGGGCTCGCGAAGCTCGAGCCCGACCCTGAGATCCGCCTCGCGCGGCTCGCGCGCAGCACAGGCCTGACACCGGTGGGTCATGCCCGGCTGATGACACTGGTGCCCGATTTTTCGGCGATCGCATTCGAGACGGCTCTCAACCGCGAATGCGCGGCCTTGCGCGAGGAGGAGGGGCGCCTTCTCGTCGTGGTCGCCGATCCCTTCGACTCGGACCTCCTCGACGGTCTCGGGGCTCGCCTCGTCGAACCCTATACGGTGCTGCTGGCGGACCACGACGACCTGATGGCCTGCCTCGCGCGCCACGAGGACGAGGTGCGCCGCGCGGCAGGGCTGATCGAGTCGCGCGAGACCGGGGCGGCCGGGGAGCGCGCCGAGGATCTGTCGCTCAAGCGCATCAGTGCCGACGCGAGTCCCGTGGTCAAGCTCGTGAATTCCACTTTGTACGACGGCTTGAAGCAACTGGCGAGCGACATCCACTTGGAATCGGTGCCCGGCGGCCTGGTGATCAAGTACCGCCTCGACGGCGTGTTGTCGCGCGTGGGCGCCGTGCAGGGGGCGGATTTTGCGGAGCAGGCGATTTCGCGGATCAAGGTGATGGCGGATCTCGACATCGCCGAACGCCGCGTGCCGCAAGACGGCCGTTTCAAGGTCAGCGCAGGCGGACGCGAGATCGACTTCCGCGTGTCGATCATGCCGAGCATCCACGGCGAAGACGCAGTGATGCGGATTCTCGACAAGGAGCACCTGACGCGCGAGATGAGCGGCTTGACGCTCGAGACGCTCGGGTTCGACGAGGGGGTACGCGCCGCCCTGCGTCGCCTCGCGCGCCTGCCATACGGGATGCTACTCGTGACCGGGCCGACGGGCTCGGGCAAGACGACGACTTTGTATGCCACGCTGGTCGAGACCAACCAGGGCGTCGACAAGATCGTCACGATCGAGGATCCGGTGGAATACCAGCTGTCCGGCGTGCTGCAGATCCCGGTGAACGAGAAGAAGGGCCTGACCTTTGCCCGCGGCCTGCGATCCATCCTGCGCCACGACCCGGACAAGATCATGGTGGGCGAGATCCGCGACGGGGAGACGGCCGAGATCGCCGTGCAGGCCGCGCTGACGGGCCACCTCGTATTTACGACCGTCCACGCCAACAACGTATTCGACGTGATGGGGCGCTTCATGCACATGGGGATCGATCCGTACAACCTCGTCGCCGCGCTGAACGGTATCGTCGCGCAGCGCCTGGTGCGCATGAATTGCCCGTATTGCACGCAGGATGTCGTGCCCGACGCCGAGCTGATCGCGGAGTCGGGGCTCGCGGACGTCAGCGGATTCCGCTTCCGTGCCGGCCTGGGCTGCGGCCATTGCCGGGGATCGGGCTATCGCGGGCGGCGGGCCGCGGCCGAGGTGCTGCTGCTCAACGATGAACTGCGGGAGTTGATCGTCGCGCGGGCGCCGATCCGGGCGGTGAAGGAGGCTGCCGGCCGGGCGGGTTTCCACGGGCTGCGTGCGGCGGCGCTGGACATGGTCGCAGCGGGCGAGACGACTTTGCAGGAGGTGAATCGTGTCACGCTGGTGGCCTGA